From a single Oncorhynchus tshawytscha isolate Ot180627B linkage group LG33, Otsh_v2.0, whole genome shotgun sequence genomic region:
- the tmem174 gene encoding transmembrane protein 174 has protein sequence MAPTKSTNTGVVPISIGSIPPLSQLDSHVSVSDGEKTGATLLFSGIFLDLVGMTFKVMGWLKYNVSRSFEWTQLLDPILMSVGGTFILISVCMFRILSCRVCKPKDRGEEFSESLTIPGSCQSIVFSGINQPIMFHKATVVQYIPSPYGFVTQEIAGKRWTPYSHVGSVNHHHKLTGRIRMDEDGAVGSRCFRSTNALFTAGDHVNGTLGEVSAEWGAVRLL, from the exons ATGGCTCCAACTAAAAGCACAAACACAGGA GTGGTACCTATCTCCATCGGATCCATCCCTCCTCTGAGCCAGTTAGACAGCCACGTGTCAGTTTCAGATGGGGAGAAGACAGGGGCTACCCTCCTGTTCTCTGGGATATTCCTGGATCTGGTGGGCATGACGTTCAAAGTCATGGGCTGGCTTAAGTACAATGTCAGCCGCAGCTTCGAGTGGACCCAGCTGCTCGACCCCATCCTGATGTCTGTAGGAGGCACCTTCATCCTCATCAGCGTCTGTATGTTCAGGATTCTCTCCTGCCGGGTGTGTAAGCCGAAGGACCGTGGCGAAGAGTTTTCTGAATCACTGACGATCCCAGGGTCCTGCCAATCAATTGTGTTCAGTGGGATCAATCAGCCAATAATGTTTCACAAAGCCACGGTAGTGCAGTATATCCCATCTCCATATGGATTTGTGACACAGGAA ATCGCTGGGAAACGATGGACCCCCTACTCCCATGTCGGAAGCGTCAACCaccaccacaaactgacgggTCGGATccggatggatgaggatggggCGGTGGGGAGTCGTTGCTTCAGATCCACAAACGCCTTATTCACTGCTGGGGACCatgtgaacggaaccttgggagaggtgagtgcagagtgGGGAGCTGTCAGGTTGCTGTAG